Within Hydra vulgaris chromosome 02, alternate assembly HydraT2T_AEP, the genomic segment tactaaaaaaaaagaccaaaaaagatcaaaaaatcaTCTAACACGATAACTTATGATCACATGTTAAGCTTACAGCAGTAAGACAACATTCGCATATACTTATCGTCTTCCAACCAAGAAGGAGATCTTAGTATCTTAATAACAAGCAACTAAAATGGGCAGCACAATCGAAACATGCAGCAGTTAAAGCTAGTGCAGCACTAGCATCACTCAAAAGAACGTTCAGGTATTGGAATCCATCGATGCTTAAAGCACTCTATAAAACACTCTATGTAAGTCCACATTTAGAATATGACAACCCTGTATCTCCGATCAACAAAGCTGATAAGAAGGTAATCAAACTAGTACAAAAAAGAGACACCAAATTATGCCATTCAAAATTACTCAATAAAATTTACTCaagtcatttataaaaatgggaaataaaagcaaaaaacctAGAATTGATCCTTGGGGCGCCGCAGGTAATTGTCATTAAATCCGTTTTTTCACCATCTTATAAAATGCATTGTTTCTTATTCGTTAAATAACTCATACACCAAGCTAAGTTAGAATTTATgatgacattatttttttaagtttatatagaAGAATATTATGCTCTATGGTATCGAACGCATTAGTTAGATCAATAAAGATacctaatataaatttattcctCCATAAACTCCATGATTAGGCATAACAGCTTTATTAGATGTCACGTATGAGTGAAGGCTAATTTGAGATGGTTCAATTTTAGCGCCTAAGTTTTTACCGACATTACCAACAAAATAATTATGTGTTACTGCCACCATagatttattaacaattaatttattatttaatttgagattttttgGAAGATTATTTctcttcaaatttttcttttcaattacTTCCTTAATAACGCGCCATATGTTTTGTGAACCAGTACTGTTCATTATTTGCTCTGAATagtaatataaagtttaaaaaaaaaccaaatatatagTACTATGGcaggacttccagaagatcacgaaaataatactaatactaaaaggtaaaaacaatattcttagcaaaaaaatacaagtttgaatttaaataatacacttttatgtattaaattcaaaaaaaactactagaaaaaattgtcaaacgaagcaataaaaaaaaaaataaaagatattttctgtaaaaaaaaacaattttttaagtttctcaTTGAATGAAGTATAAGTCAATTTAGTCAatgtagaaaaatcaaaattagactactttgttccagagataaggacctcgataagaaacaaaaaactggtccttttttttggcaaaaaggAGCGATAAGAATGTTGTTAATGCATAGATTagatttgttttttggtttcaaattatAACGATTTTGGAATACGTTTagtaacaaattttctttacatataaacataaagcataaaacattaaaaacatttaacagatacacatttaaaatattaattgctTCAAATAGCTGTTTCGTGTGAGAAAagcgatttttaaaatttattgcgcgagttgcgtgtttctgatgaaggATAAGAGCTTTGTCCAATGAGCGCTTCCCGATATAGTATTTGCgtagtttatataacaatgaataaaagaataatataattgtgttaactggtatttattcaatatatttCTAGCTGTATAAAGAATTCCTATGGAATTCTTTATACAGCTAGATTCAAATTTTTGTCAAGATGTACTCCAAGAAACTTTGTAACCTTCTCTCTTTTTAagattatattatcaattaaaatgtTTAGCATGATATGAGGCAGTTTCTGTTTTTTTGAAGTTGGAtggaagagtttttttttattttttcaatgttcaGAGACAATCTATTCTGCTTAAACTAATcagaaacttttctttactCATTTGTCATATTAGTAAAATgcatattaatatttttattggataaaaataaatttgtgtcaaattttttgttgttaagtTAGATGAtttataaagatcatttatctatattatataaaaaagtggaCCAAGTATGTATCCTTGTGTAATAAGTCTGTCAATAATAACaagtatgtgtgtgtgtgtgtaaataagTAGACCAAGTTTGGATCCTTGAGTTATTAGTTTTAAACGTCTCAAACTTGACTCAAATAAACgtttatagttttattagttattttcatTTCCTagtgttcttttttaaagatatttgcaataaaatcgCTGATTTATTTTTGAAGGTTTAATGATTCCCTTTGTTATCCAAGGGcttaaaagagtttttacttttattaattttgaacctTTGAGAAATGctttatattaatgttttggAAATTTAGCTAAGAAGATATCATACGATTTATCTGTTTCatcctattttttaaatgatataatattatgaaaagaTTTAATGGAGGTGTCGTTTATTAGTCGTGTTGTTACTTTCCTTTTGTGAGAATCAGgcttattgcatttatttaatataataaaaatcggAAAGTGATTGAAATATCCGATTTAAATATTCCAGTTATTTTTGTAGTTCATTGGTAGAAATTTGACCTATTGATGTTGCACTATTCTTTGCTACTCGAGTGTGTTTATTGACTACTGGAATGAAAccagattaaaaaaagacattatgAATATATTAATGTACTTATAAATGTCATAGTCTAAATTGTTGAGGTTAATGTCACTAACgaaatacatacttttatttaagcttgcttttttttaattatatttttaatgtgatCTTTGAACGCATTGTTTCCTAAAGGCGGTCTATAACGCATGCACATTGACAACCACAATAATCTTGAGGTTTTATCAACAATTTCCACGCATAATGATTTGTAATCTTTAGTAGTTGAACGTAAATTTTTCATAGATTGATaatgaattattaataaatatacatacaagGATCcgagtttagatttaaaaatgttgaattattaatttcaaatgttttaaactgtCTGTCAGTTTCACCAGCCATTTTAAATAAGagtaattttaagtataaataatattagatTAACAAATCAAATGGTGTTTGAATTCCTAATATcctttacaattaatttatcgCAAACAATAGTAAAATACTTACTACTGTTCCTGTGCAACTTTCTTTcttgaaatagtttttttcgtATTAAAGCTGTTTCGACCCAgtaatctttatttataaatactcccaaacctttaaatttgtttgcatttttcagaattttttttttatctttatagtcGAGTAATTTGATGACAATAGTCCTtggtttgtttatatatatatatatatatatatatatatatatatatatatatatatatatatatatatatatatatatatatatatatatatatatatatatatatatatatatatatatattaataagaaAACATCTAACAATACGAATTTGTTTactaatagtttaataaaaaaattttttttttattaaactgttttttaacgttcaaaaattttgtaatattttacgagctgatgatgctggtatCCATAACCCAGTGaaaatttctcaaaataaattattatttgtattaagaGAATTCGTATTGTTTGATGTTTTCTTATTAATATAACATACATTCTTATACACGATGTCTACACTGAAATCATATATTACAGCTAAATACGGAGCTGATATCTACAAACAAACTGAACAgttacagttattaaaaaagtcgGTAGCTAAATCCAAaaaccaatatatatttttacaaaagtgCGAAAAGCACAAGATTATTCCGAAATCGTTACGTATCAACAGTCCTGTAAGTACAAATAGAGCAATGAGTATTGTTTTTCGTTTTCgatttgaaattttgatttgtctAAAAAACGATGCTAAAAAACggtattttatctttataactGAAACAAAAAACCTTCAGGAAAATCTTAAATCTACTCTTGATGAAAAAGACTATGAAAAAGTTGAACATGTTACTGAAAAAGCCCGGGAAATAATGTTAATAAGATCAAAAGAAAgattattcaaaaagtttaatattctTCAAAACGAATttaagaataaacaaaaaattaaaaacggtAAATTAACTACACATACTAAGAACGCTGTTTTGAACCTATGCAATACCGAAATTTCTAATAACCAAAATGATCTTCTCAATCTTGGTCCGAACTTTGTACCTTCTTTAAAACATATCctttatatgaatattatcgCCACAACAGAGTCGTTTGCTTTAAAGGTAGAATAAACGATAAAATTGAAAGTGCGCAGGAtttgagaaaaaatgttttaaaagaacttaaaatgagtaaaaaaattagtcaaaacTTAACAAGAGAGCAAAGAAAAGCTCTAAAGAAAATTAAGGAAAACAAACTTGTCGATATATATCCGTTTGATAAGTGTAATGGGTTTGTGAGAATTGAACACAAAAAAGCTTAAGAAAGAATTCGCGATCAAATTAGTCAAACAAAGGTTTTAAGTGAAGATCCTACTTCtagttatgttataaaaattaaaacctatCTCTCACaacttgataaaaaacaaaatttttcaaaagcagAATATGACAGTATATATCCAAGTGATCCAATCCCACCTCGTATTGTATGGTCTAGTTAAGGCTCATAAGCCTGAAAAAGCTTACCCTATGAGAATAGTTATATCAACTATCGGCACACCTAATTATGGAATATCTAACTACTTAGTTAAAGCAATACAAcctatcttaaataaaaataaaacacgtttgaaaaattcttttgattttattaacaaaGCAAACTCGTGGAATGTAGACAAAAACCAAGTTCAAGTTTCATTCGATGTAATAAACCTTTATCCATCAATTCCACTTAAAGAAGCTACTTTAATTCTTATAgatcaattaaataaagatgattCCTACAGATGTTCTACCAAGCTTACTATATCAGAAACAAAAACACTTATAGAGCTTTGTTTACATCGTTGCTATTTTTTGTGGAACAACGAGATTCATGAATTGGAGGTTTCCGGTCCTATTGGTCTTTCATTCATGGTTGTATTGGCAGAATCTTTTCTGCAACATCACGAAGAAAATGCCTTCAAAATTGCAAAGACATTAAATCCTCCTCTCGACTTAAAATCCTATCTAAGATACGTCGATGATAGCCATGCTAGATTTTCAAACATCCAAGAACAGagaaattcaaaataatcttaaataaacAACACCCTGCAATACAATACACAATTGATACAGAAAACCATAACAAAACTCTGAATTTCCTagatataacaataataaataacagcAAAGGTAAGTATGAGTTTAAAGTCTACAGAAAAGAAGCCATtacaaatgttcaaataaaaccGCACTCGAATCACGACCCCAAAACTTTATGCGCAATATTCAAAGGTTATGTTCACAGGCCATACTCCATATGGAGTGttgcacatttaaaaaatgagataaactttcttatttaagtttttaataaaaatgggtACACCGAAAGCCaactaaaaagtattcaaaatcaAATTAGGAAAAAACGCTACGTAAAGAACAATAGAATTCAATCCGAGAACAATGCTTTCCCAACAGTATCATTACCGTGGATATCTTCACTATCACCAAAGTTAaggaaaatatttagaaaagttgGCTATAGagtagtttttaaatcaaatcctAATTTAAGAACAATATTAACATGTAAAAACAAATCTAGACAAATTAAAACAAGAAttcaacaacaccaaaaaagtttaaatgatgGCAAACATCATCAGTCAGCGATTGCAACTCATAGCAAGTTTTgctcagaaaaaataaattgggagaaaattaaaactcttaaagttgaaacaaaaaaattcgaCCGTAAAGTACGAGAAGCACTCGAAATACAAAGGCACCAATGTTTCCCATAGAATGGCGGAATAAATCTCGATAATGGGcaatttgttaaaactaaattttggactccattttttatatttttgcgtAACGaaaaaagaagccattcaactGCTGACgtcagttaaaaatttttttttattaaactgtgttataacgtttaaaaattttgtaatattttacgagctgatgatgctggtatCCATAACCCAGTgaaaatttctcaaaacaaattattatttgtattaagaGAATTCGTATTGCTTGATGTTTTCTTATTAATATAACATACACTCTTATACACGATGTCTACACtgaaatcatatatatatatatatatatatatatatatatatatatatatatatatatatatatatatatatatatatatatatatactaggatGTTcacaaaaacaacattattttaaaattgtttaatgtatAAAAACCATCCCAccaacttttaacaatttttctaatataacaATGATCCGACGGgatgatttttcaaaatatatactacactaatattttaaagtttaaaaagcaaTGCCCGTTGGGAACCAACAAAAGtatattcatcacaaagttttTGATTATCCGAAATACCGAGTATGCGATCAAGTTCAAGTATGGCCAGGCTGTCAACTGGACAATTCACACTGGGGTTGGAATAGTTAATACATTGGAACCAATTCAAGCTTTACTTCCACCTGCTCCAGTAAGACTTCTCAACACCAGCTTTTGCAATTCCAAAAAGGGTTCTAGTGCAAAATGTAGCTACAAAAAAGTTGGGCTATTTTGTTCAACAGTATATACTAATTGCCGAAGCCAGTCTTGTTCCAATGTTGAATCAACTTCAACAAgattttgatgatattaatgaAGAGACAACTGATGTATCTTTTTCACATAATCAGCTAGAAAAAGCAAACAAGAAGAAGAAAGCAACGATGATATAATATACTAATACATAgcataataatatacaataataatacttatatacaTGGCCGCTTCGAGGTTGACTGGGGTTTGtggaaaaattgttatttatgacAAAATAGTACAAAGGacaatttttgttgataatttcATGATCTACTTTCAGGTGTTTAATATAAGGTGGGGTCTTATAAAAAGAGTGGATGGGAAATTTTTAACGTTAGgagtgtttattgatttttccAAAGCATTTCAAACCGCCAATCAtcaaatactattaaaaaaactaatgtcTTATGGTATAAAAGATTAAACTCTGTCCTGGTTCAAAAGTTCTTACTAACCGTTAACAGTTTGGTTACAATAAAGATTCTATGTCtcttacatataatttttataatatacataaatgatcttcataaatcagaacttaataataataaattttgccgatggcacaaatttatttttatccaataaaaatattcatatgctttttactaatatatgacaaatgagttaaaaaaaagtttctgtttggtttaagaaaaattgattttcttaaaatattgaaaaaactatatGGACTCTCTTCTATCCACCttctcaaaaacaaaaactgccTCATCCAGGaccttttaattgataatataatctTAAAAAGAGAGAAGATCACAAAGTTTCTTGGAgtatatattgacaaaaatttttcttggaggattatcatatttataataccTCCACAAAAGTTGCTAAAtgcattatattaaataaacaccagttaacacaattaaattattcttttattcatCGTCAAGTAAACTATGCAAATACTATATCGGGATGCACTCATAGGATAAAGCTTAAGTCTCTTTTCCTTCATCAGAAACACTCAGTTCGCTCAATAAACTTTATGGTCGACGTTTTTTTCTACCTACTcccttataaatatatatattctcactcgttgttttataaattattgatctcaaatttttattgtataaaggGATAGTTGATCTTTACGATACACCTAGAGCGAATgaaatccaaaaataaataaaaggggTATAGCTCCCGAAATTTCAAAATGTCGAACACTGGACACCATCCTAAAGATCGACGTTTTTTCTCCAATTTTcacacatatttaaaaaaaagtacttcttTGAATATCAAGTCCTTAAATGATACgaagcataatttttttattatttgttattaaggAGATCCAAGAAATCCTAATAGTCTTTTGACAGAGCACCACCACAAGATGAATAGTATTTATTAAGTTGGTTCtccgttttcaaatttttttggaacAACTCCTTTTACAGAAACatacattaatttattaaatagtaagtAAATAGCTGGCATGtacattaatttcttttaagttACTTAAGTTAACTACAGTAAAAACTGATTATAGAATTAATTAGCCCTTTACTTAGcaaattattagtttattttttaaaaaaatattttttctgtttgtgAGTtgatttggataaaaaaataaagttaatttaaaaaaataataattttagggAAATTTAGGCCTAAACTTTAAATGACTCCATTTGGAATCATTGCAAAGTAACGAtagatagttttttattttataataaagactttaaagaaattattctaAGTGAATTTTACACTTTTCGCATTGAATACGAATATAACCTTTACAGACACGACAACGTTGTTTAGTTTCTGAAGGCAATGGCAATTGACCAATTTGATCTTATCTTGATTTATCGTATGGTGTTGCAATTGCAGGCTTTCTTCCACTTCCAGTTGGTTCCATACTTTTTCGTTTTGCCGAACGACCAGGAACCACATAAAAGTCAACTTGATTATGTTTGATAGGAGCATCAATTAGCTTAAGTAAAAATAAGTGCAATGGTTGTTGTGAGCATTTCACTGTTTCATTTACCGCAAAATGACCACTTTGTTTGGCAGTGACTCCATTTGGAGTCAACCGTAATctggataataaaaaaaagtacagtaaagatttttttttataagtacatAACTAACATTACAAAATCTATGTTTAAACTCTATAATATCTTTTGAGAgaatgtataaaattaaaagtttattatcatgtaagtaaaaacaaaatttctgaaaataaaataaatgacttaCCGAGTggtttaaaataatcaaaataccGCCTAAATGtagaacttttatattttttatattgcatcCGAGTGGAATATGCACAAAAGGTCATTTATAATCGATTTCCGCAAAtggaatataaaaaatttatttctaaaagtaaatGATGCCATATGgcatcaataaaaagtaaagggCTAACTTATAGGGTAATAGAAATGTCAAATTTATCTTTAACATCTTCAATTGTTTTGAAGGTATTTTTCTAAGTATATCTGGATCATCATGCTATTCTTGAGCTGCTTTTTTTaggagatattttaaattttttttttttttaattgaattaatttaaatgtcaAAGACAAAGTATAAAACTTGTTTGATTTAGAAGAATATAAGATTTAACGTGACTAATTAGGTtctattattgatatttaaggACAGAATATAGCcttagaatttattttatgtttaaataaatgtcaTTTAGACATCCTATGTctgaaaatagataaaaaaatttagtagatAATGTATTAAAGACTAGAATTGGAAATTCGATGATCGATGTCGATGACTGCAAAatcaaactattataaaaagcgACTTGAAAAGTGTCAACTAAGTTCTAGGAAAACTTGGCAAGtactaaatgaaataattggaAAACCGAAAATCAATGAATCTTTTCCGAAAAtcttacatattaaaaataaaactattgacAATGAAAACAACATAGCAAATgaacttaacaatttttttgtgaatGTAGGACCTAAACTTGCGGCAAAAATtccaaatgtaaataaatcatttaaggAATACCTACAGtgcaataaaaatcaatttaaaaatgagaatttAACCTTTAAGGAATACGAAACAGCTTTTAAAAGCTTGAAACGTAATAAGTCATCTGGAATTGATGGTATAAACAGCAACATTGTCATTGACTGTTTTAATGAGTTAAAAGTGCCTTTATCTAAAATTTGTAAACGTTCTCTAAATGAGGGTATCTTTCCTGATATACTTAAATCAGCAAAAGTAAAACCTATATATAAATCAGGCGATAAAACGTATATTGGAAACTATAGACCAATATCTATACTTTCCATTTTCTATAAGATTTTTGAGCGAATTATGTTCAATAGgttatatgcattttttaaaaataatgacttaTTCTATTCAAAACAGTTTGGATTCCAGAAAAGCActtcaactgaacatgcaatacTTCACTTAATTAATGAgataaaaaactcttttgcaAACGGAGAATTTACTTTAGGCGTGTTTATTGACCTCTCTAAGGCCTTTGACACAGTGGatcataaaataatgataaaaaagcttATGATGCACGGCATAAGAGGCGTACCCTGCAGGTGGATAGCAGATTACCTGAGTAAACGTACACAGTCCATATATAACggaaataaaaaactaacaaattcatctttaattttttgtggaGTGCCCCAAGGATCTATTCTTGGGCGTCTACTTTTCCTAATATACGTGAATGATCTCTAGAAGCgacaaatatatcaacaataatgtttgctgacgacagtAACTTTTATATTTCAGGAAAAGATATACCTCAACTCTTTGTACAAATGAACAACGAGTTAGATAAAATTTCACTATGGTTCAATGCaaataaacttttcattaattCAAGTAAATCAAAGTTCTCATTATTCcaccctttaaaaaaataaaaaaaattcctatttcttttccaaaattagttattGAAAACACAGAAGTTAGTCGCGAAAGAGTCACAAAATTTCTTGGTGTTCTCATTGACGAAAATATTACCTGGAATAAACATATTGCCTATATTGGaagcaaaatatcaaaaagtattggcGTTCTATATCAGTCACGGGATTTACTTAATAAGCATAATCTAAAACAAATCTATTTCAGTTTTATACAAAGTTACTTGAATTACGCGAATATTGCGTGGTGTAGTACATCTAAAAGCAAGCTTGAAGCACTCTatcgaaaacaaaaacatgtcttaagaataataaattttaaaaataaaaacgaacatGCAAAACCACTGTTCGAAATTATGAACATCTTTACGTTATACGAgataaacgtttataaaattttatgtctcatgtacaaaagtaaatttcaacaatgcccctcaatttttaatgatctttatgaaataaaacctAACATTAAGTAAACTTTACGCACAACAGGCTTAATTGAACCATTGTGCAAAACTaaacaagaacaatttaaaattacgtaTCGTGCTTCGTATATCTGGAATAAAATCTTagcaaaataaagtaatttacaagatgtaaacaatataaattgctttcaaaaactaataaaaaagagtattttaaagtataaaaatcttataaatgatttcttttaaactgcttttttttttttttttttttttgattctttgaCTGTTTGTTATATTTGTTCTTGTCTTTTTACATTGAATGTTTTTGGTGTTAACACTATTTACCTTAGTTAATTAAGTTTTgcttttaacaatattataggaatttaatattgtaaaaacat encodes:
- the LOC136076307 gene encoding uncharacterized protein LOC136076307, with product MSTLKSYITAKYGADIYKQTEQLQLLKKSVAKSKNQYIFLQKCEKHKIIPKSLRINSPVSTNRAMSIVFRFRFEILICLKNDAKKRYFIFITETKNLQENLKSTLDEKDYEKVEHVTEKAREIMLIRSKERLFKKFNILQNEFKNKQKIKNGKLTTHTKNAVLNLCNTEISNNQNDLLNLGPNFVPSLKHILYMNIIATTESFALKVE